One stretch of Candidatus Bathyarchaeia archaeon DNA includes these proteins:
- a CDS encoding M48 family metalloprotease, translated as MGLWKLRLSMLATLAAIFGLTTLVFAVVLTWVGYFSLTTIAILVVTLNIAQWLFAPYLVGSLYRVREMKPDENPKLHQIVSELSHKSKINTPKLMLAQIPLPNAFAYGSPISGSRVAVTQGLLNNLNEGEVEAVLGHELGHLKHRDVQIMMVVSFLPALCYYIGYTLMLSGMFGGNQRNNNGYGALIGIGFMGFSWVLNLFTLYISRLREYYADRHSVSIVDDGATKLSTGLAKIVNASSRTVLTRQQQEQMKNFSSFKSLFIANPETAKEDAASINAFQSNQQLVEDILAKKLTFGDKLIEALSTHPNIVKRLRTLQELSKNPNA; from the coding sequence ATGGGGCTATGGAAACTTCGTCTTTCTATGCTTGCAACTTTAGCCGCCATTTTCGGCTTAACCACGCTAGTCTTTGCTGTAGTCCTAACCTGGGTCGGCTACTTCAGCCTCACAACAATAGCCATTCTTGTGGTAACCTTAAACATCGCCCAATGGCTCTTTGCCCCCTACCTCGTGGGCTCGCTCTACCGCGTTCGCGAAATGAAGCCCGACGAAAACCCCAAACTTCACCAAATTGTTTCCGAATTAAGCCACAAAAGCAAAATCAACACCCCCAAACTCATGCTCGCCCAAATTCCTTTGCCTAACGCCTTTGCTTATGGCTCCCCCATTTCCGGCAGCCGCGTTGCCGTCACGCAGGGTTTGCTTAACAACCTCAATGAAGGTGAAGTGGAGGCTGTTTTAGGTCATGAACTGGGGCATCTAAAGCATCGGGATGTGCAAATCATGATGGTGGTCAGCTTCCTGCCCGCCCTTTGCTACTACATCGGATATACGCTGATGCTTTCGGGCATGTTTGGCGGCAACCAACGAAACAACAATGGGTACGGTGCGTTAATCGGCATCGGCTTTATGGGTTTTAGCTGGGTGCTTAACCTGTTCACGCTCTACATTAGCCGACTACGTGAATACTACGCGGACAGACATAGCGTCTCCATTGTCGACGACGGCGCAACCAAACTCAGCACTGGTTTAGCCAAGATAGTTAACGCCAGCTCACGCACTGTTCTGACAAGGCAGCAGCAGGAGCAGATGAAAAACTTTAGCAGCTTCAAATCCCTCTTTATCGCCAATCCCGAAACCGCCAAAGAAGACGCAGCATCAATAAATGCCTTCCAAAGCAACCAGCAACTCGTCGAAGACATTCTCGCTAAGAAACTTACCTTCGGCGACAAACTCATTGAAGCCCTCTCAACACACCCCAACATCGTTAAACGCTTACGTACCTTGCAGGAACTGAGCAAGAACCCCAACGCGTAA
- a CDS encoding M20 family metallo-hydrolase → MDTKGLFGQVDALKPEMIDTLMRLISVCAVGPECGGEGENAKAQTLMQVLSEVGFDRIELHNADDIRVSTGKRPNIVAYLNGETSDKRLWIVTHLDVVPSGDLSGWKTTQPFEPTHKDGCIFGRGSEDNGQSLVASVFAVKALKQLGIKPKRSVALAFVADEEQGSTMGIQHLLKEGVFGKDDLVVVPDSGSPDGSFIEIAEKSILWLKVATSGRQTHGSTPDKGLNAHRVGMQFALALDTQLHRKYDAINAYFSPACSTFEPTRKDKNVDAVNIVPGEDVLYFDCRILPQYNVDAVLDDVERVAAEFEATGATLRVEVLQKQVAPKEIIDNAEIVLLLKAALKQARGLEAVVGGVGGGTCAAYFRKQGIPAAVWSTIDEVAHQPDEYAKVQNIVEDAKVFALLAVI, encoded by the coding sequence TTGGATACGAAAGGGCTCTTTGGACAAGTTGACGCACTCAAACCCGAAATGATTGATACTCTGATGCGGCTCATCAGCGTTTGTGCTGTGGGTCCAGAATGCGGCGGCGAAGGCGAAAACGCCAAAGCCCAAACTCTCATGCAGGTGCTCTCTGAGGTTGGCTTTGACCGAATTGAACTCCACAACGCCGATGACATCCGCGTTTCCACGGGAAAACGCCCTAACATCGTTGCCTACCTAAACGGCGAAACATCCGACAAGCGGCTTTGGATTGTAACCCACTTGGATGTGGTTCCCTCAGGCGATTTGTCCGGCTGGAAAACCACCCAGCCTTTTGAGCCAACCCACAAAGACGGATGCATATTTGGGCGCGGCAGCGAAGACAACGGGCAATCTTTAGTGGCCTCCGTTTTTGCCGTAAAAGCCCTCAAGCAGCTGGGCATAAAACCCAAGCGCTCAGTGGCGTTGGCGTTTGTCGCTGATGAAGAGCAGGGCAGCACCATGGGCATTCAGCACTTGCTTAAAGAAGGCGTTTTTGGCAAAGACGACTTAGTGGTGGTTCCCGACAGCGGTAGCCCCGACGGTAGCTTCATCGAAATCGCTGAAAAAAGCATCCTCTGGCTCAAAGTCGCCACCTCGGGCAGACAAACACATGGAAGCACACCCGACAAGGGATTAAACGCCCACCGCGTAGGCATGCAGTTCGCGTTAGCCCTCGACACTCAACTGCACCGCAAGTACGACGCCATAAACGCGTACTTCTCGCCTGCGTGCAGCACGTTTGAGCCAACAAGAAAAGACAAAAACGTGGACGCCGTCAACATCGTCCCCGGGGAAGACGTCTTGTATTTTGACTGCCGTATCCTGCCCCAATACAACGTTGACGCGGTATTGGATGATGTTGAGCGTGTGGCGGCTGAGTTTGAGGCAACAGGCGCAACCCTGCGCGTAGAAGTGTTGCAGAAACAAGTTGCCCCCAAAGAAATCATAGACAACGCTGAGATTGTTTTGTTGCTCAAGGCAGCTCTCAAGCAGGCACGAGGTTTGGAAGCTGTTGTTGGCGGAGTCGGAGGCGGCACATGTGCGGCTTATTTCCGTAAACAGGGCATTCCAGCGGCGGTTTGGAGCACCATCGACGAAGTGGCGCATCAGCCCGATGAATACGCGAAAGTGCAGAATATAGTTGAGGACGCAAAAGTGTTTGCTCTTTTGGCAGTGATTTAG
- a CDS encoding acetate--CoA ligase family protein: MNKTDKIISQARREGRNALLEPEAKTICTEYDISVTEFDLAKNEDEAVTAAETIGFPVVLKIVSEDIIHKSDAGGVKVNLKTKEEVKEAYNQILENAKQYKPDAKITGVLVQEMAPQSTEVIIGSIKDPQFGPTIMFGLGGIFVELLKDVTFRIAPITERDAREMISGVKAYPLLNGYRNTPRADIEAIVQLLLAVSELITEHPEIKELDLNPIMTYEKGAKTVDARIILE; the protein is encoded by the coding sequence TTGAATAAGACCGATAAGATAATCAGTCAAGCACGCCGAGAGGGACGCAATGCCCTACTTGAGCCTGAAGCAAAAACCATCTGCACCGAATATGACATTTCAGTAACCGAGTTTGATTTGGCAAAAAATGAAGACGAAGCCGTCACCGCAGCTGAAACAATTGGGTTCCCCGTTGTTTTGAAGATTGTCTCCGAGGATATCATCCACAAGTCTGATGCGGGCGGCGTCAAAGTTAACCTGAAAACCAAAGAAGAAGTCAAAGAAGCTTACAACCAGATTTTGGAAAACGCTAAACAATACAAACCTGACGCCAAAATCACTGGCGTTTTAGTGCAGGAGATGGCGCCTCAATCAACCGAAGTTATCATAGGCTCCATTAAAGACCCACAGTTTGGTCCAACAATCATGTTTGGGCTGGGAGGAATCTTTGTGGAACTCCTCAAAGACGTCACCTTCAGGATTGCGCCCATCACTGAGCGGGATGCCCGAGAAATGATTTCTGGCGTAAAAGCCTACCCCCTGCTAAACGGCTACCGAAATACTCCCCGCGCAGACATTGAAGCCATAGTGCAGTTGCTGCTTGCCGTGTCGGAACTGATTACAGAACATCCTGAAATCAAAGAACTGGACCTCAACCCCATCATGACATACGAGAAAGGCGCAAAAACGGTTGACGCCCGCATAATCCTAGAATAA
- a CDS encoding radical SAM protein, which translates to MQILLMTTAPPEKSPWGMAGKLPPLGLAYVAAALQKAGFEVEIYDNYLLEKSAEELKGEIRKRAPEIVGITCSSLTFERCIETAKAAKEAAPACKVVVGGPHPSYMPKTMLQHPQVDYVVIGEGEQAMTQLAAAIIKNANEAEIAKIPGVAYGKIKNPPQFISDLDQLPFAARHLLPMKMYDRRLPYLNVEPVDTVSIIRGCPYSCAYCETRELWGNTCRIFTPQRTIDEINHIMATYGTKGIYFVGDNFTINKKRITELCHLIKKNRLDIKWVCETRANLVSQELLREMKAAGCQTIFFGVESGSPPILEKLNKGVTLQEVKAAFELCRKEGIHTVASFMLGIPGETFSDMDATFRFAKQLNPDWCQFNIYVACPGSRLYDEVMEKGWYDQMDNYLARVKTPEFDYEMLLKVQREFQGSFNKSAARLMRVVKREGLISTLKKGAAMMRHK; encoded by the coding sequence ATGCAAATCCTACTGATGACCACCGCTCCGCCTGAAAAATCGCCGTGGGGCATGGCAGGCAAACTTCCCCCATTGGGGCTGGCTTACGTTGCTGCCGCGCTCCAAAAAGCGGGGTTTGAAGTAGAAATCTATGACAATTACCTGCTTGAAAAATCCGCTGAAGAACTCAAAGGGGAAATCCGAAAACGCGCACCCGAAATTGTGGGCATAACCTGCAGTTCCCTAACTTTTGAGCGATGCATTGAAACCGCCAAAGCCGCCAAAGAAGCCGCGCCCGCCTGCAAAGTGGTTGTCGGTGGACCGCATCCATCATACATGCCCAAAACCATGCTGCAGCACCCGCAGGTTGACTATGTGGTCATTGGAGAGGGGGAACAAGCAATGACCCAACTCGCCGCAGCCATAATTAAAAACGCCAACGAAGCCGAAATCGCCAAAATCCCCGGCGTCGCCTACGGAAAAATCAAAAACCCGCCCCAGTTCATCAGTGATTTAGACCAGCTTCCTTTTGCTGCAAGGCATCTGTTGCCTATGAAGATGTATGACCGCCGCTTGCCCTACTTGAACGTGGAACCCGTGGACACGGTGAGCATAATTCGCGGTTGCCCTTACAGCTGCGCCTACTGCGAAACCCGTGAGCTCTGGGGAAATACCTGCCGCATCTTTACCCCCCAACGAACCATCGACGAAATCAACCACATTATGGCAACGTACGGCACTAAAGGCATCTATTTTGTAGGCGACAACTTCACGATAAACAAAAAACGCATCACCGAATTGTGCCACCTCATCAAAAAGAACCGCCTCGACATAAAATGGGTCTGTGAGACCCGCGCCAACTTGGTGTCTCAAGAGCTTCTGCGTGAGATGAAGGCGGCTGGCTGCCAGACCATCTTTTTTGGGGTTGAATCAGGTTCGCCGCCTATTCTGGAAAAACTCAACAAAGGCGTCACCCTTCAAGAAGTCAAAGCTGCCTTTGAGCTCTGCCGCAAAGAGGGCATACACACCGTGGCTTCATTTATGTTGGGTATCCCAGGCGAGACCTTCAGCGACATGGATGCCACCTTCAGGTTTGCCAAGCAGCTGAACCCTGACTGGTGCCAATTCAACATTTACGTTGCCTGCCCGGGAAGCCGACTTTACGACGAAGTCATGGAGAAGGGGTGGTATGACCAGATGGATAACTATTTGGCGCGCGTCAAAACCCCTGAATTTGACTACGAGATGTTGTTGAAGGTGCAGCGGGAATTTCAGGGCAGCTTCAACAAGTCGGCTGCGCGGTTGATGCGGGTCGTTAAACGAGAAGGCTTGATAAGCACATTAAAGAAAGGCGCCGCGATGATGCGGCACAAATAA
- a CDS encoding radical SAM protein has product MRTNITLINPPYPVGSHQHPAFIPLGLGYLAAVLERDQYHVNVIDCQAQKLTLEQMKAELGKNKPDIVGMTSTTLTYKSALRVAKIAKEVWPNCITAIGGSHVTFWDDKALQEAPYLDVVVRREGEATMLELAECVEKGKPYTDLVGTTCRKGDGIVKNPDRPFLQDLDSLPFPAHHLWHTQENAGDLNKYGTIPYPIMTSRGCVFWCNFCTAVRMFGRGYRMRSPKNVVDEMEYLHKKFNANQFTFYDDAFTVDQARTAEMCDEMERRGLKFKWDCETRVDMVTKELLVKMRKAGCIGVWFGVESGSQQVVDAMAKGFSLNQIRRAFQWAKDAGLMVVAGVILGFPGETKETAWETIRFVKELNPNDVGFYIATPYPGTPMYDEVLAKGWLRITDFDRYDTATPVFEIPTLSMQELVQIREQAFQQFYLSPAYFVSALKMFKKGKMWGLGATRLILAHARRAARAKFNRIMG; this is encoded by the coding sequence ATGAGGACAAACATAACTCTTATCAATCCGCCATACCCCGTTGGTTCCCATCAGCACCCTGCTTTTATTCCGTTAGGTTTGGGGTATTTAGCGGCGGTTTTAGAACGCGACCAATATCACGTTAACGTAATTGACTGCCAAGCCCAAAAACTTACGCTGGAACAGATGAAGGCGGAGCTTGGCAAAAACAAACCTGACATCGTGGGGATGACCTCCACCACCCTCACCTACAAGTCAGCGCTTAGAGTGGCAAAAATCGCCAAGGAAGTCTGGCCCAACTGCATAACCGCCATCGGAGGCAGCCACGTCACCTTCTGGGATGACAAAGCTCTGCAGGAAGCGCCATACTTGGATGTGGTTGTCCGCCGCGAAGGCGAAGCTACCATGCTGGAACTCGCTGAATGCGTGGAAAAAGGTAAACCATACACTGACTTGGTGGGCACGACCTGCCGAAAAGGTGACGGCATAGTCAAAAACCCTGACAGACCGTTCCTGCAAGACCTTGACAGCCTTCCGTTTCCTGCGCACCACCTGTGGCACACACAAGAAAATGCAGGCGACCTAAACAAGTACGGCACCATCCCTTACCCAATTATGACCAGCCGCGGATGCGTTTTCTGGTGTAACTTCTGCACGGCAGTACGCATGTTTGGTCGAGGATACCGTATGCGCAGCCCCAAAAACGTGGTTGACGAAATGGAGTATCTGCACAAAAAATTTAACGCCAACCAATTCACCTTCTACGACGACGCATTCACAGTGGACCAAGCGCGAACAGCCGAAATGTGCGACGAAATGGAGCGCAGGGGCTTGAAGTTCAAGTGGGACTGCGAAACCCGCGTAGACATGGTAACCAAAGAGCTCCTCGTTAAGATGCGCAAGGCAGGCTGCATCGGCGTCTGGTTCGGTGTGGAGTCTGGCAGCCAGCAAGTTGTAGACGCCATGGCGAAGGGCTTTTCGCTTAATCAAATTCGACGCGCCTTCCAATGGGCAAAAGACGCTGGCCTCATGGTTGTTGCAGGCGTAATTTTGGGCTTCCCAGGCGAAACTAAAGAAACGGCGTGGGAAACCATCCGCTTCGTTAAAGAACTCAACCCCAACGATGTGGGCTTCTACATTGCTACGCCCTACCCGGGTACACCCATGTATGACGAAGTTTTAGCAAAAGGCTGGCTTCGTATAACTGACTTTGACCGATACGACACCGCAACTCCCGTCTTCGAAATCCCCACTTTAAGCATGCAGGAGCTGGTGCAGATTCGGGAGCAGGCGTTCCAGCAGTTCTACCTTAGCCCAGCATACTTTGTCAGCGCTCTTAAAATGTTCAAGAAAGGCAAAATGTGGGGGCTAGGCGCAACACGCCTGATTTTGGCGCACGCCCGCAGAGCTGCCAGAGCTAAATTCAACCGCATAATGGGCTAA
- a CDS encoding radical SAM protein encodes MTLVNPPYPAGAVQAPFIPLGIGYLAAFLEKNQYEVNVIDCQVDYPSPKQLADEFAKTQPDLVGLTSATLTYKPALEIVKIAKEVRPNCLTVMGGPHVTVLDEQTMQEPNAPDVVARGEGEQTILELAGLASGSDLKGLSRIDGITYRNDGEVVRTKDRQFIEDLDELPHPAYNHFDLRGYKFAGKMYLPIITSRGCPFNCAFCLASKMCGRGFRARSPKKVVDELEWLRDSYDADAFAFYDDTFTFDKQRAYDICQEIINRKVDLPWDCRTRVDQVTVEMLQKMKKANCKLIHYGVESGSQKMLNLMKKGTTVEQNARAIKLTKEIGIGAAISVVVGYPGETPEMLKQTVEFIERTQPDYVYMCQAIPYPGTDMAERLEQLGWAMDPDWNHYDEVTPVFKSPMLRQENIDQTRHEFFNSFFSPTYYVRESMRGDFYSKIMARTALNHLLWRSKVPQLISTLMGKSGGKDQK; translated from the coding sequence GTGACCCTTGTCAACCCACCTTACCCAGCAGGGGCTGTTCAAGCACCTTTTATACCCTTAGGCATTGGGTATTTAGCGGCGTTTTTGGAAAAAAACCAATACGAAGTCAATGTTATCGACTGCCAAGTGGATTATCCCTCGCCCAAGCAGCTCGCTGATGAATTTGCCAAAACGCAGCCTGACTTAGTGGGGTTAACCTCTGCCACGCTCACCTACAAACCTGCGTTAGAGATTGTGAAAATCGCCAAGGAAGTTCGCCCCAACTGCCTCACCGTCATGGGAGGACCACACGTCACCGTGTTGGACGAGCAGACCATGCAGGAACCCAACGCACCCGACGTGGTGGCTCGGGGTGAGGGGGAGCAGACGATTCTGGAACTGGCAGGGTTGGCTTCGGGCTCCGACCTTAAGGGACTGAGCAGAATCGACGGCATCACCTACAGGAACGACGGCGAAGTGGTCCGCACCAAAGACCGCCAATTTATTGAAGACCTTGATGAACTTCCGCATCCAGCGTATAATCATTTTGATTTACGGGGCTACAAGTTCGCGGGCAAAATGTATTTGCCCATCATAACCAGCAGAGGCTGCCCTTTTAACTGCGCGTTTTGTTTGGCGTCCAAGATGTGTGGGCGAGGTTTTCGTGCACGAAGCCCCAAGAAAGTGGTTGACGAGTTGGAGTGGCTACGGGACAGCTACGACGCCGACGCATTTGCGTTTTACGATGACACATTCACGTTTGACAAACAACGCGCCTATGACATCTGCCAAGAAATCATAAACCGCAAAGTCGACCTACCCTGGGACTGCCGCACCCGCGTGGACCAAGTCACGGTAGAGATGCTACAGAAAATGAAGAAGGCAAACTGCAAACTCATCCACTACGGCGTCGAATCAGGCAGCCAAAAAATGCTTAACCTCATGAAAAAGGGCACCACCGTTGAGCAGAACGCCCGCGCCATCAAGCTGACCAAAGAGATTGGCATCGGCGCAGCAATTTCGGTTGTTGTGGGTTACCCCGGCGAAACCCCTGAAATGCTTAAGCAGACCGTGGAGTTCATTGAGCGGACTCAGCCTGACTACGTTTACATGTGTCAAGCTATACCTTATCCGGGTACTGATATGGCTGAGCGGCTGGAACAGCTGGGTTGGGCGATGGATCCTGACTGGAACCACTACGATGAGGTGACGCCCGTGTTTAAGAGTCCCATGTTGCGGCAGGAAAACATCGACCAGACACGTCACGAATTCTTCAACAGCTTCTTCTCGCCTACTTATTACGTGCGGGAGTCGATGCGGGGAGACTTTTACAGCAAAATCATGGCTCGAACCGCCCTTAATCACCTGCTATGGCGCAGCAAGGTTCCCCAGCTGATTTCGACGCTTATGGGTAAATCGGGCGGCAAAGACCAAAAGTAG